From a region of the Halolamina sp. CBA1230 genome:
- a CDS encoding MBL fold metallo-hydrolase, which yields MEISDHVYSLPVTLELGGAERTFTPTAVETEEGLILFDTTLPGHADALETALGEHGFDFGDVRFVVLTHHDGDHAGALATVQDRTNDAPTFAHWAEAPYVDGRKFPVKSEDERYPPARVDVEVLDGVGFSTLAGPLELVETFGHAPGHSSFHLPEADLLIAGDALTAADGELQGPAEQHTPDMDRAMKSVALLGELEFDHTICFHGGYADAGTERVREIANE from the coding sequence ATGGAGATTTCCGACCACGTTTATAGCCTGCCCGTGACGCTCGAACTCGGCGGCGCCGAGCGGACGTTCACGCCGACGGCCGTCGAGACCGAGGAAGGGCTGATCCTGTTCGACACGACGCTGCCGGGCCACGCCGACGCGCTCGAGACCGCGCTCGGGGAGCACGGGTTCGACTTCGGCGACGTCCGCTTCGTGGTGCTGACCCACCACGACGGCGATCACGCCGGCGCGCTCGCGACCGTGCAGGACCGCACGAACGACGCCCCCACGTTCGCTCACTGGGCCGAGGCCCCCTACGTCGACGGCCGGAAGTTCCCAGTGAAGTCGGAGGACGAGCGCTACCCGCCGGCCCGCGTCGACGTGGAGGTGCTCGACGGCGTCGGCTTCAGTACGCTCGCCGGCCCGCTCGAACTGGTCGAGACGTTCGGCCACGCACCCGGGCACAGTTCGTTCCACCTCCCCGAGGCGGACCTGCTGATCGCGGGCGACGCGCTGACCGCCGCCGACGGCGAGCTCCAGGGGCCGGCCGAGCAGCACACCCCCGACATGGATCGGGCGATGAAGTCGGTCGCGCTGCTGGGCGAACTCGAGTTCGACCACACGATCTGTTTCCACGGCGGCTACGCCGACGCCGGCACCGAACGGGTCCGCGAGATCGCGAACGAGTAA
- a CDS encoding serine/threonine-protein kinase RIO2, which produces MVGNVASVMAELEPEDFYLLSGLEQGMRFSEWVQREKLPDYADMPAEEVDYRIDRCADRELIERKTIQYEGYRLTFEGYDCLALRAFSERGTIEGMGASLGVGKESDVYEVQSYEPMALKFHREGYTEFRKVDKEREYTADRNHVSWFYTARKAAEREHEVLTDLYPDVSVPRPVDQNRHAILMEKFAGVELQRASVPDEQAVGVCDLVLREIRDAYEAGYVHADMSQHNVAVAESGVTVFDWPQAVATDHENADELLERDVENVVSFFQRKYPQEMPDDVDYRGIAEAVREGDGAFGSVGTFAE; this is translated from the coding sequence ATGGTCGGCAACGTCGCGAGCGTGATGGCCGAACTCGAGCCCGAGGACTTCTACCTCCTCTCCGGGCTCGAACAGGGGATGCGCTTCTCGGAGTGGGTCCAGCGCGAGAAGCTCCCCGACTACGCCGACATGCCCGCCGAGGAGGTCGACTACCGGATCGACCGCTGTGCCGACCGCGAACTGATCGAGCGCAAGACGATCCAGTACGAGGGGTACCGCCTCACGTTCGAGGGGTACGACTGCCTCGCGCTGCGGGCGTTCTCCGAGCGCGGCACCATCGAGGGGATGGGCGCCTCCCTCGGCGTCGGGAAGGAGAGCGACGTGTACGAGGTGCAGTCGTACGAGCCGATGGCGCTGAAGTTCCACCGCGAAGGCTACACCGAGTTCCGGAAAGTCGACAAAGAGCGGGAGTACACCGCCGACCGCAACCACGTCTCGTGGTTCTACACCGCTCGGAAAGCCGCCGAGCGGGAACACGAGGTGCTCACCGATCTCTACCCCGACGTGTCCGTCCCGCGACCCGTCGATCAGAACCGCCACGCGATCCTGATGGAGAAGTTCGCGGGCGTCGAACTGCAGCGGGCCTCGGTCCCCGACGAGCAGGCCGTCGGCGTCTGCGATCTCGTGCTGCGGGAGATCCGCGACGCCTACGAGGCGGGGTACGTCCACGCCGACATGAGCCAGCACAACGTTGCCGTCGCCGAGAGCGGCGTGACGGTGTTCGACTGGCCGCAGGCGGTCGCGACCGACCACGAGAACGCCGACGAACTGCTCGAACGCGACGTGGAGAACGTGGTGAGCTTCTTCCAGCGGAAGTACCCTCAGGAGATGCCCGACGACGTGGACTACCGGGGGATAGCCGAGGCGGTTCGCGAGGGTGACGGAGCGTTCGGCTCCGTCGGCACGTTCGCCGAGTAG